Proteins co-encoded in one Arachis hypogaea cultivar Tifrunner chromosome 11, arahy.Tifrunner.gnm2.J5K5, whole genome shotgun sequence genomic window:
- the LOC112722138 gene encoding uncharacterized protein, translating into MSNRAEREQGTRRECTCKDTLKLKSVLRIQCPLLGWKIHSCKNRTGPAGSTGKPAPTLTAPKPPSPHSPSPQPPAARRHPLRLTAGLNSEGTNSTKGVGTGQTRDGATRKLVVAAKSPLPPSRSRRSIAVALALSNSPFQRRRRRPVELAVPAPSPSPSRRCFSGRTRRCLALLLCDSVKQLNILADLMSAANTPSETPSSQEQGSTADASIGTQKNNNRAKNDPAWGHCKQVVESRKTILLCIYCEKLIRGGGIHRFKLHLAGKGGDVESCRKVPAAVRHQFHESIEELRSKKRKTQEQYAESYNACDDVEREFDEIERNEMQQQQKSRVPTPNSRKGKQVKGLQSYFPPATTPGAQPTIKSVLQSKEIVEKCDIAIAKWMVDASVPFNAVNSAYYQPMIDAIASMGAGYKGPSYPRVRGYLLSKLVEDVRKMIDGYREIWKQTGCTIMADGWTDRCRRTLINFLVYCPKGTVFLKSVDASNISKTAENLFKLFRDVVLFVGPENVVHIVTDNAANYVAVGRLLEAEFPKLYWSPCAAHCVNLMFQDIGKLQEVSQTVSQASLITKYIYNHCYPLFLMRKFTGGREILRPAPTRFATNFIALQSILAQKDPLRAMVTSKEFTSSAYSKEAKAKKFVDQVLDSKFWSQCTDIVKLTEPLVRVLRIVDSEDRPAMGFLYQAIYKAREEMVKRFQKRKKVVDPYLKILDTRWDAQLKKNLHAAGYWLNPAFRFNAGEFEKHKETISGLLDVIEKYAYDDPVLNSKLTSEKRIFKNAEKDFGRPSAIRERNTVMPDQWWESYGCGAPNLQKLAIRFLSQTCSSSGCERNWSIFEHIHSKKRNRLEHQKLNDLVYVHYNLRLQQRNQMRNQVYDPICLDAFEDHSEWILEDSPPFLTPEEIDALRNDLANMSLQSPLDDLDQLDLEDDRDEDGANNSVENANQNETNQDVAPHLSDEEQLADFEITPWI; encoded by the exons ATGTCCAATCGCGCAGAGCGTGAGCAAGGAACAAGgagggagtgtacctgcaaagacactctaaAGCTTAAatcagtattgagaattcaatgtccCCTTCTAGGATGGAAGAtccatagttgtaagaaccggaccggaccggccggttcgaccggaaaACCG GCCCCAACCCTAACGGCGCCTAAGCCCCCCTCACCTCACTCACCCAGCCCCCAGCCCCCAGCCGCCCGCCGTCATCCTCTTCGTCTCACCGCCGGTCTGAACTCTGAAGGAACCAACTCAACCAAGGGAGTAGGAACAGGACAGACCCGCGACGGCGCCACCCGCAAACTCGTCGTTGCCGCGAAGTCGCCGTTGCCGCCCAGTCGAAGTCGCCGTTCCATCGCCGTCGCCCTCGCTCTGTCGAACTCGCCGTTCCAGCGCCGTCGCCGTCGCCCAGTCGAACTCGCCGTTCCAGCGCCGTCGCCGTCGCCCAGTCGCCGTTGCTTTTCCGGTCGAACTCGCCGTTGCCTCGCCCTTCTGCTCTGTGACTCTGTGAAACAG CTGAATATCCTTGCTGACTT AATGTCTGCTGCGAATACACCATCAGAAACACCATCTTCGCAAGAACAAGGATCAACTGCTGATGCATCAATCGGAACccaaaaaaacaataatagagcAAAAAACGATCCTGCATGGGGTCATTGTAAACAAGTTGTGGAGTCTCGAAAAACAATTCTGCTATGCATATATTGTGAGAAGCTTATTAGGGGTGGAGGAATTCATCGGTTTAAGCTTCATTTGGCTGGAAAAGGAGGAGATGTTGAGTCTTGTCGAAAGGTGCCAGCTGCAGTGAGACACCAATTCCATGAAAGTATTGAAGAGCTtcgaagcaagaaaagaaaaactcaagaacaataTGCCGAAAGTTATAATGCTTGTGATGATGTTGAAAGAGAATTTGACGAGATCGAACGTAATGAgatgcaacaacaacaaaaatccaGGGTTCCAACACCtaactctagaaaaggaaaacaagTCAAAGGTTTACAATCCTATTTTCCACCGGCAACAACACCCGGAGCTCAACCAACTATCAAAAGCGTTCTTCAAAGCAAAGAAATTGTGGAGAAGTGTGATATTGCTATTGCGAAATGGATGGTGGATGCCTCTGTCCCATTTAATGCGGTTAATTCAGCTTACTATCAGCCAATGATTGATGCTATTGCAAGCATGGGTGCAGGGTATAAAGGGCCAAGTTATCCAAGAGTCCGTGGGTATTTGTTGAGTAAATTAGTTGAGGATGTGAGGAAAATGATTGATGGTTATCGTGAGATTTGGAAGCAAACTGGATGCACTATTATGGCTGATGGATGGACTGATCGTTGTAGGCGtactttgattaattttttagtttattgtCCTAAAGGAACTGTTTTTCTAAAGTCGGTTGATGCTTCTAATATCTCAAAAACTGCTGAAAATTTGTTTAAGTTGTTTAGGGATGTTGTATTGTTTGTTGGTCCTGAGAATGTTGTGCATATTGTAACGGACAATGCTGCAAACTATGTTGCTGTGGGAAGGTTGTTGGAGGCTGAGTTTCCTAAATTATATTGGTCCCCTTGTGCAGCTCATTGTGTTAATCTGATGTTTCAAGATATTGGGAAGTTGCAAGAAGTGAGTCAAACTGTGTCACAAGCTTCACTGATCACTAAGTATATCTATAATCATTGCTATCCACTGTTCTTGATGAGAAAGTTTACAGGTGGGCGGGAAATACTTCGTCCAGCTCCAACTCGGTTTGCTACTAATTTCATTGCTTTGCAAAGTATTTTAGCTCAAAAGGATCCTTTGAGAGCTATGGTGACTTCTAAAGAATTTACAAGCTCGGCTTACTCCAAAGAAGCCAAAGCTAAGAAATTCGTGGATCAAGTCTTGGATTCTAAATTTTGGAGTCAATGCACTGATATTGTTAAGCTTACTGAGCCACTTGTTCGTGTTTTACGTATTGTGGATAGTGAAGACAGACCTGCCATGGGTTTTCTTTATCAAGCTATTTATAAGGCTAGAGAAGAAATGGTGAAGAGGtttcagaaaagaaagaaggttGTTGATCCTTATTTGAAGATTTTGGATACCCGTTGGGATGCACAACTTAAGAAAAATCTTCATGCCGCTGGTTATTGGTTAAATCCAGCTTTTCGATTTAATGCTGGAGAATTTGAAAAGCACAAAGAAACGATTTCTGGCTTGTTGGATGTCATTGAGAAATATGCTTATGATGATCCTGTACTGAATTCTAAGCTGACAAGTGAGAAGAGGATCTTTAAGAATGCTGAGAAAGATTTTGGAAGACCCTCTGCAATACGTGAACGAAACACTGTTATGCCAG ATCAATGGTGGGAATCTTATGGTTGTGGAGCCCCAAATTTGCAAAAGTTGGCTATTCGTTTTTTAAGCCAGACTTGTAGCTCTTCAGGTTGTGAGCGTAACTGGAGTATTTTTGAACACATTCACTCAAAGAAGAGGAATCGATTAGAGCATCAAAAACTTAATGATCTTGTTTATGTTCATTACAACTTAAGGTTACAACAAAG GAACCAAATGAGAAACCAAGTTTATGATCCAATTTGTCTTGATGCATTTGAGGATCATTCGGAATGGATACTGGAAGATTCACCACCATTTTTAACTCCTGAAGAAATTGATGCTTTACGAAATGATCTTGCAAATATGTCTCTTCAATCACCTTTAGATGATTTAG ATCAATTGGATTTGGAAGATGATCGGGATGAAGATGGAGCTAATAATTCTGTGGAAAATGCAAATCAAAATGAAACCAATCAGGATGTAGCTCCACATTTGTCAGATGAAGAGCAACTTGCCGACTTTGAAATCACTCCTtggatttag